AAAGGTGAACAACATTGTCTTTAGAATTGGATGAATTTTTCTTGTTCCTCTCTTTTTTGCTTGGAGAGATCTGTTCTGTGTAGTCGTTTTGCTACCCTAAGAACCATCTGTcattattttttcttatttttattgtAGAAAAGATAGTTTTGATATTTACTGTTTGAAGAGGATTAATATTTCTTCAGTGCTTTTTTCTGATTTTACTCTATTCTTTTTGAAGTGGTGAGAAAACCTCTACAAAAGACTGGCCTGGGTTTCTTGACATCAAGGGAAGGGTTCGACTCGAGCCATTTGAGAAGTTTCTGCAAGAGCTTCCACAGTCAAGAACTCGTGCTATCATGGTATCTCAAGTTTCCTTTTGTAGTGCTAGACTCAGATATTGTCTGTTTATTTCACCATCCATACAACAAgcaatgattaaaaaaatatacacgttGCAGTTTGATGCCAACTCTCTCTTTTCACCACATACTTTTAGTGTAGTATCTTGAGTTACACAATCTGTTCTCTTTTCCTTTATTGATGATATATAACAGAGGTTTTTGAATGGGTGATGGTTATATGACATATAACACATAGGTAAGGCTGGCAGGATGAGGTATTTTTTGTAGTTGGCAGGATGAACCTTTGAAAATATGTTGTTATGGGAGTAGACATTGAATATTGGAACAGCTCGAGAACCTGTTTTTTACTGTTAAAATGTATTACGAAATTGAATTGTTCTTGGTAAATATATTACAATTACGATATTTGGGGACCTCGATAAATTAATTTCTCATCTGTTTGACACTCGTCTTTATGCTACAAAAGTTTCAAGTGATATTTGATACtggcaaaataaaaaaatggggATGAAGGAACAAGAATAAGTGAAAATTTACTAAATTTCTCGGATTTGGATTTGGTGCTGTAATAAACTGCTGCTGTCACTGTAGCCGTGGAATGAAGATTGGACGGCTCAGATTCTGAGTGCATGTTTTGATTAATGATCTGTTGAGATTATTCTATAAACTGTCCAATCTACATTCACCGGCTCTGATTTTCTGACTACATGATTGCAACATATTTTGACTGCAGCAAATTcagattgaaaatattttaggtTAGTTTCAATAAGATGAATGGGACTGTTAAATTAATAGTTTGCATCATATTGAATACAGATGAGTGTGATTAACTTGTTTGATTACCATTACTGAAGGAAATCTGTGTTTCTGATGCTTCTCATGTTACTTTCTTTTGGGCTTCTGCATATTCACAAATTTTCTGTCTTGCAGGTTTTACATTTTGTTTCCAAAGGGTCGTCCCCTGAGGAGCAATCAACCATCAAAGAGGTAATAATAATGATTATTAGCTTGATTCTCATCTCTAGATTTTAGCCGTAGATTGTTTTTGATGTATTAAATGTTTTTGCTTGTAGGTAGCTGAGTCGTACATTACAGATGAGAGAGTGGGATTTGCTGAGCCTGTGAATGGAGTTGAACTTTACTTTTGCCCACCTCATAAGAAAACAGTTGAAATGCTGGGCAAGATTCTTCCAAAGGAACAAATTGAGGCAGTTAATTCTATTGATAATGGTCTAATTGGTGTTGTTGTATGGAGAAAAACTAATTTAACATCGACTATATCACCCACCCACAAACATAGCTCTAAAAGACAATCATCCTTTAATAGGAGGCAGCAAGATACAAATGTGAATGCTAATAACACTCACAAAGCAGTGCCCTCGAAGGGCATTAAGGCAGCCGAGAATGGACCttcaggtggtggtggtgttgacgatgatgatgatgttcctccTGGATTCGGGCCAGGAACGACCAGAGTCGAGGATGACCTCCCAGAGTTTAATTTCTCCAGGAGCTCAAACCCACCACCCCACCTGGTCCAGAAACCTCTAGGACCTGGTATGGTCCCGTTTCACTCGGTTAGCAAAACCCCTTCGCGTCCCGCGGAACAAATGAGGGAACTTGTGCTCAAATATGGGCAAAACCAAGCAAATGTATCTTCAGTAAACTGGCAGGATAAATTTGGAGGTACAATTCAACCCtggaatgatgatgatgatgacatacCTGaatggcagcctcaatcctcgtTGAATCAGTTTCCTCCACAACAGACAATGCGTAATTCTCATCTTAGACCACACACCCAGAATCAACCATTTGTTGGTTCACCTATGGCAGCACAGTATCTGCAACAAGCACCTATGAATGTAAACCACGTTCAGAGTAATCTTAACCCTCAATGGGTTCCACGTAGCCAGGGTGATAACACTCAACCAAGTGGTGGATATGGAGCACCTGCACAAGGAACTGGCTGGTCTCAACATGTTTCTAGAAGTAGGAGATTTTAGCTTCTTTTAgtatcaagtttagttctttttctctttgtaACTGTTTGTCTTTTTAGCCATGTAAAATTATGATAAAGTTTCTAGCTGTTTCTGTAGCATCAATACCTTGTAGGCTTTTATTCTCATTTCCTGTTTTAGTTTACGAACAGGTTTTTCGGTGAATAAACATGATAGACATACAGTTTTGCTTGTTGCTTTTCGTAGAATGGAGTTTTTGAATTCGAACCATTTGTTCAATGTGTGTTGACAAGCAATTAATTTTTCATGGTGCTTTAGACGTTGGCTGATTTAATGTATGTTTGTGTCATCAATCATGAAGATATCTTATTTTTCACTCTAAATTGAATTACTCATTTTAGATGTCTTATTTTGCATAATTTTGATGTCAAAATGTGCAACTGAGGAGGTATGAGAATCATACCACTTGAGGTAAGATAAAGAACCACTCGTTTGGTTACCGATCAAAAAGTACAAAAACGGGAAATAACACATTCTGAAACATTTTATCTTCACAAAAAGTACCATATAAACACACTGGATGGAAAATGAAACTGGTAACCAAACATATATTTACAATGATTGGAAAAATAATATCAATACAATTGCCCTGTTAGAACCGTAAAAACTTTAGATAAGATGTAGGAAACATTTTCTTCTGACTGCTATGTGCAATTTACAGCCTATATTATATTTCACTATTTAAGTTTGAGCAAAATATACAAGTATACAACAATGAGAAGGTCTCATCTTACACCCCACAAATATGTATGGAAGAATTATAAACCACTGagaaagataaaagaaaagaaaaagatagaAAATACATAGTAATTTCCAAGGCAAGGCCAATACAAGAGACACTGAAAAGGGACTGGAAATTGACGGTATTAGTATAGGATCCACTTTGGCTTCAACCATTGTTCAAAGGAGTTAAAGCTACTAATAATATTGTTCCCGATTCGAACTTGATTGCCTCTGATGGAGGATACCTTTGTTACGGCAAAAAAGAAGTGAAAGCTATGGATATGAAGAAGACATGACCCTCAGCCTCCCAATGCTCTCTTTAGTCCAGCTCTTTGTTCTGGCGTCAATCTTGTAGGGAACTTAACCTCAAATATGATCCTCAAATCACCCTTATAACCACGCTCCTTTGTTATTGGCATTCCTTCATTTGCAACAACCAGCTCATAACCAGGGCTAACAATTTCATTCACAGGCACACGCAAGCTTCGTTTATCAAGTGTTGTGAGATTTAGTACAGTTCCTCCAATGGCTTCTGCTAGTGACACCCTTTGGCTCACAATGAGGTCATTCCCATCTCTCTTGAAGAACTCATGAGGCTTCTCATCAATCACAAACACAAGGTCTGCTGGCAGTTGATTTGCTTGCTGATTCCCTTTGTCTGGGAATGTAATCTTGGTCCCTTTCTTCCAACCTGGCTTCACTTCAATGGTTAATATCTCTGTTTCTGGAATCGATCTTCTGCAATTTTTGCAAAGTCACATTAGAAGAATTGACAATGAAGCAATTAGTGATATTACCATTGCACAAGGCCATGCTTGTGTCCTCAAAGCAAGTCAAGAAACAAGTGCATATTTGGAAATTCTTCTGAAGACATAATCAATAGTTGTGAGAAACTTTTATTTGTTTGGGAACCCTTCTAtaattaagtgcatgtttggccttctacaattgattcagAAGCCAGATCAATTATGGCAAGAAACTCCCAGAATTGGTTCTGAATAAATATAAGTTAATCAAAGCATGTTATAAGTTTGAATGCAGAATCGATTCTCAAGAGAAACTTTCATCTGTAACTTTagggtttcagaattgattctaatgaAATAATAGAAGCATGTCACACTGGCAGCAGCTTATGGGTTTCAATTCTGAATACATAATTATAGACATATTGAAAAATACGGTGAAACAAAAATCACAGTGGACAACCCTAAAAGTTAAGAGAATTCTACCCActgtgattttggctcaccatgaTTTTTTGTTGTGTATCTAAACATGCACAAACAATGGCTTCAAAGTTTCAAAATTGAATATGGAGAAATAAATCCAAAATGCTACATAGGTCAAGATGATTAAATTATACCTACCCTTTGGCATCCATTACAGTCCTTGAGATCTTCATTTTCCTTGTGGATCCAGAATACAACTCCTCCAACCTGCAAGGCAATTTGGTCTCTACGGGTGGTGGCTTCTTTGGCATGTTCCCCCTTTCACTATATGTTCTAAAAATGTTGTCACTTCCATTGAATCCACTAAATGCCCCCCCTCCATCAGAAGGGAATCTCTTGGACCTCCCTGGTCCTGATGATCCAAATCCAAAAGGACTACTTCCAAAGAATTCTGCAAAAATGTCTTCTGCATTTCTGGGATTAAATCCATTTGTATTTTCATGCCCAGGTGGTGGCCTATCTTTCAACCCTTCCTCTCCATGCTGATCATAAATTGCCCTCTTCTGAGGATCACTCAATACCTGAATTGACAAATTTTTCTCAAAATTTCTCCAAAGCCAAACCCTTTAAATCTTAAATTTGCCCAGTTAATAATATGCTATTAAAATTGTAGACACCTATGATTAGAAGAAAATTGCATCAAATCTAGCATGCATGACACAGAACAAGAGAATAATTATCATTGATAAACACATATTCCTGTATAAAGAAAATGCAATGCAaaattgaaaagagaaagaaacaaagGATTGATTTCTTACATCATAGGCCTCAGAAATCTGCTTGAAATTGGCTTCAGCTTCTTTTTTGTTGGTGGGGTTCTTGTCAGGGTGCCATTTCATGGCCAACTTTCTATATGCTTTCTTTAGATCATCCTCTGTTGCATTTCTTTCCACATTCAA
This is a stretch of genomic DNA from Lotus japonicus ecotype B-129 chromosome 1, LjGifu_v1.2. It encodes these proteins:
- the LOC130732174 gene encoding uncharacterized protein LOC130732174; amino-acid sequence: MGVDYYHTLNVERNATEDDLKKAYRKLAMKWHPDKNPTNKKEAEANFKQISEAYDVLSDPQKRAIYDQHGEEGLKDRPPPGHENTNGFNPRNAEDIFAEFFGSSPFGFGSSGPGRSKRFPSDGGGAFSGFNGSDNIFRTYSERGNMPKKPPPVETKLPCRLEELYSGSTRKMKISRTVMDAKGRSIPETEILTIEVKPGWKKGTKITFPDKGNQQANQLPADLVFVIDEKPHEFFKRDGNDLIVSQRVSLAEAIGGTVLNLTTLDKRSLRVPVNEIVSPGYELVVANEGMPITKERGYKGDLRIIFEVKFPTRLTPEQRAGLKRALGG